One Gossypium hirsutum isolate 1008001.06 chromosome A11, Gossypium_hirsutum_v2.1, whole genome shotgun sequence genomic window carries:
- the LOC107911888 gene encoding protein transport protein Sec61 subunit beta, producing the protein MATGTAPPRGSAAAAASLRRRRTTSGGGASGGAAGTMLQFYTDDAPGLKISPNVVLVMSIGFIAFVAVLHIMGKFVRRD; encoded by the coding sequence ATGGCAACGGGAACAGCTCCACCAAGAGGAagtgcagcagcagcagcaagcCTGCGCAGGAGGAGAACAACAAGCGGTGGGGGTGCCTCGGGAGGGGCTGCTGGTACTATGCTTCAGTTCTACACCGATGATGCTCCAGGACTCAAGATCTCTCCAAATGTGGTGCTTGTAATGAGCATTGGTTTCATTGCTTTTGTTGCAGTTCTCCATATCATGGGCAAGTTTGTTCGTAGGGACTAG
- the LOC107911889 gene encoding transcription factor UNE10 isoform X2, which yields MSQCVPSWDLDDHHVTARHSLRSNSNSTAPDVHMSDYEVAELTWENGQLAMHGLGPARVPAKPLVSNPPSKYTWDKPRANGTLESIVNQATRVPYLKVSLDGDRDELVPCLNQHREAAASSAAMAMDALVPCSKRTEGRPSHAMESIPGLGRTCLVGGSTRVGSCSGPAGTHDDEVLVSGKSTRAARAPLMPEWSSKEQSASASATFGKDRDSRYVTLDTYEKDFGMGFTSTSLGSPENASSTKPCTKATTTADDHDSVCHSRPQRKEFEEDKKETGKSSVSNKRSRAAAIHNQSERKRRDKINQRMKTLQKLVPNSSKTDKASMLDEVIEYLKQLQAQVQMMNRMNIPQMMLPMAMQQQLQMSMMAPAMGMGMGMGMGMGMGMGVMDINTMGRPNITGISPVMPNPFMAMTSWDGSGERLQQAASAAAMMPDPLSTFLACQPQPMTMDAYSRLAAMYQQMQQPPASGSKS from the exons atgagTCAGTGTGTTCCCAGTTGGGATCTGGACGATCATCATGTCACTGCACGCCATTCCTTACGCTCTAACTCCAACTCCACCGCCCCTGATGTTCACAT GTCGGACTACGAAGTGGCAGAATTAACATGGGAAAATGGCCAACTAGCCATGCATGGTTTAGGTCCGGCACGTGTGCCGGCTAAACCCTTAGTTTCCAACCCTCCCTCGAAGTACACTTGGGATAAACCAAGGGCTAATGGCACTTTGGAGTCCATAGTGAACCAGGCCACTCGCGTTCCGTATCTTAAGGTTTCTCTTGATGGTGACCGGGATGAACTTGTACCCTGTTTGAACCAACACCGTGAGGCAGCGGCGTCATCTGCCGCCATGGCTATGGATGCTTTGGTTCCTTGCTCGAAAAGGACGGAGGGCCGGCCCTCCCACGCGATGGAATCTATACCAGGACTCGGAAGAACTTGCTTGGTGGGAGGCTCCACCAGGGTGGGATCCTGTAGTGGGCCGGCCGGTACCCATGACGACGAGGTACTTGTTAGCGGGAAAAGCACACGGGCGGCGCGTGCTCCTCTAATGCCAGAGtggagcagcaaggaacaaagtgCAAGCGCCAGTGCCACGTTCGGGAAAGACCGAGACAGCCGATACGTTACTTTGGATACGTATGAGAAAGATTTTGGTATGGGTTTCACTTCTACTTCCCTTGGCTCTCCTGAAAACGCAAGCTCTACGAAACCCTGCACCAAGGCCACCACCACTGCTGATGATCATGATTCTGTTTGTCACAGTAGACCCCAG aggaaggaatttgagGAAGACAAGAAGGAAACTGGGAAATCTTCAGTTTCAAACAAAAGGAGCAGAGCTGCTGCTATCCATAACCAGTCTGAACGT AAAAGAAGAGACAAGATTAATCAAAGGATGAAGACATTACAGAAGCTGGTTCCCAATTCCAGCAAG ACAGACAAAGCTTCGATGCTAGACGAAGTGATTGAATATCTGAAACAACTGCAAGCACAAGTTCAAATGATGAACAGGATGAACATACCACAGATGATGTTGCCGATGGCAATGCAACAGCAACTCCAAATGTCGATGATGGCCCCAGCGATGGGGATGGGGATGGGGATGGGTATGGGCATGGGCATGGGCATGGGTGTCATGGACATCAACACTATGGGCCGTCCCAACATCACCGGCATCTCACCTGTTATGCCTAATCCTTTCATGGCTATGACCTCCTGGGATGGCTCCGGTGAGAGGTTACAACAAGCTGCCTCAGCAGCAGCCATGATGCCAGACCCGCTTTCCACATTCCTGGCTTGCCAACCACAG CCGATGACCATGGATGCTTACAGTCGGCTGGCCGCCATGTATCAGCAGATGCAACAACCACCAGCGTCTGGTTCTAAGAGCTAA
- the LOC107911889 gene encoding transcription factor UNE10 isoform X1, with protein MSQCVPSWDLDDHHVTARHSLRSNSNSTAPDVHMSDYEVAELTWENGQLAMHGLGPARVPAKPLVSNPPSKYTWDKPRANGTLESIVNQATRVPYLKVSLDGDRDELVPCLNQHREAAASSAAMAMDALVPCSKRTEGRPSHAMESIPGLGRTCLVGGSTRVGSCSGPAGTHDDEVLVSGKSTRAARAPLMPEWSSKEQSASASATFGKDRDSRYVTLDTYEKDFGMGFTSTSLGSPENASSTKPCTKATTTADDHDSVCHSRPQAKFFPFNYRKEFEEDKKETGKSSVSNKRSRAAAIHNQSERKRRDKINQRMKTLQKLVPNSSKTDKASMLDEVIEYLKQLQAQVQMMNRMNIPQMMLPMAMQQQLQMSMMAPAMGMGMGMGMGMGMGMGVMDINTMGRPNITGISPVMPNPFMAMTSWDGSGERLQQAASAAAMMPDPLSTFLACQPQPMTMDAYSRLAAMYQQMQQPPASGSKS; from the exons atgagTCAGTGTGTTCCCAGTTGGGATCTGGACGATCATCATGTCACTGCACGCCATTCCTTACGCTCTAACTCCAACTCCACCGCCCCTGATGTTCACAT GTCGGACTACGAAGTGGCAGAATTAACATGGGAAAATGGCCAACTAGCCATGCATGGTTTAGGTCCGGCACGTGTGCCGGCTAAACCCTTAGTTTCCAACCCTCCCTCGAAGTACACTTGGGATAAACCAAGGGCTAATGGCACTTTGGAGTCCATAGTGAACCAGGCCACTCGCGTTCCGTATCTTAAGGTTTCTCTTGATGGTGACCGGGATGAACTTGTACCCTGTTTGAACCAACACCGTGAGGCAGCGGCGTCATCTGCCGCCATGGCTATGGATGCTTTGGTTCCTTGCTCGAAAAGGACGGAGGGCCGGCCCTCCCACGCGATGGAATCTATACCAGGACTCGGAAGAACTTGCTTGGTGGGAGGCTCCACCAGGGTGGGATCCTGTAGTGGGCCGGCCGGTACCCATGACGACGAGGTACTTGTTAGCGGGAAAAGCACACGGGCGGCGCGTGCTCCTCTAATGCCAGAGtggagcagcaaggaacaaagtgCAAGCGCCAGTGCCACGTTCGGGAAAGACCGAGACAGCCGATACGTTACTTTGGATACGTATGAGAAAGATTTTGGTATGGGTTTCACTTCTACTTCCCTTGGCTCTCCTGAAAACGCAAGCTCTACGAAACCCTGCACCAAGGCCACCACCACTGCTGATGATCATGATTCTGTTTGTCACAGTAGACCCCAGGCAAAGTTCTTCCCATTTAATTAT aggaaggaatttgagGAAGACAAGAAGGAAACTGGGAAATCTTCAGTTTCAAACAAAAGGAGCAGAGCTGCTGCTATCCATAACCAGTCTGAACGT AAAAGAAGAGACAAGATTAATCAAAGGATGAAGACATTACAGAAGCTGGTTCCCAATTCCAGCAAG ACAGACAAAGCTTCGATGCTAGACGAAGTGATTGAATATCTGAAACAACTGCAAGCACAAGTTCAAATGATGAACAGGATGAACATACCACAGATGATGTTGCCGATGGCAATGCAACAGCAACTCCAAATGTCGATGATGGCCCCAGCGATGGGGATGGGGATGGGGATGGGTATGGGCATGGGCATGGGCATGGGTGTCATGGACATCAACACTATGGGCCGTCCCAACATCACCGGCATCTCACCTGTTATGCCTAATCCTTTCATGGCTATGACCTCCTGGGATGGCTCCGGTGAGAGGTTACAACAAGCTGCCTCAGCAGCAGCCATGATGCCAGACCCGCTTTCCACATTCCTGGCTTGCCAACCACAG CCGATGACCATGGATGCTTACAGTCGGCTGGCCGCCATGTATCAGCAGATGCAACAACCACCAGCGTCTGGTTCTAAGAGCTAA
- the LOC107911890 gene encoding cyclin-U2-1, translating into MAASSLIISPRKLRSDLYCYSYQRDANTPLVISVLASLIERTMARNERIVKNCKWALTRKDFRSRVFDCHETPDMTIQSYLERIFRYTKAGPSIYVVAYVYIDRFCQANPGFRINARNVHRLLITTIMVASKYVEDMNYRNSYFARVGGLTTNELNNLELEFLFLMGFKLHVNVSVFESYCSHLEREVSIGGGYHIEKTLRCAEEIKSRQIEERRYSQIARIML; encoded by the exons atggcTGCATCTTCCCTTATAATCTCCCCAAGAAAGCTTCGATCCGATCTCTACTGTTATTCCTATCAACGTGATGCAAACACCCCACTGGTTATATCAGTTCTTGCTTCTCTTATCGAGAGAACAATGGCAAGGAACGAAAGGATTGTCAAGAACTGTAAATGGGCATTGACGAGAAAAGATTTCAGGAGCAGGGTTTTCGATTGCCACGAAACACCCGACATGACGATTCAATCTTACCTAGAGAGAATTTTCCGATACACCAAAGCCGGTCCCTCGATTTATGTGGTTGCTTATGTGTATATCGATCGGTTTTGCCAGGCAAATCCTGGGTTTCGGATCAATGCAAGAAACGTACACAGGCTTCTCATCACAACGATCATGGTGGCTTCCAAATATGTTGAAGACAT GAATTACAGAAACTCTTACTTTGCACGAGTTGGGGGATTGACTACAAACGAATTGAATAATTTGGAGCTTGAATTTTTGTTCCTGATGGGTTTCAAGTTGCATGTAAATGTGAGTGTGTTCGAGAGCTATTGCAGTCACTTAGAGAGGGAAGTGAGCATTGGAGGAGGATACCACATCGAGAAGACTCTAAGATGCGCTGAAGAAATCAAATCAAGACAAATTGAAGAACGAAGATACAGTCAGATTGCTCGCATTATGTTGTAA
- the LOC107911257 gene encoding zinc finger protein ZAT9, with translation MAFIVDQQSEFKYFCKICNKRFGCGRALGGHMMAHGIGDESRFIDDDDLASDWEDKLLEGNVVPPNNERMYRLRTNPNRLKSCRVCENCGKEFFSWKSFLEHGKCSSRPRDIAESLVSSQGSEGDDDGITRRGSSGYCSKRKRSLRSEVGNFNAFSSPSSEEDLANCLMMLSNATVVPLVTEPEESCTSASKEDERRNTMNFSTHAIACRPRVPTVKAKGLFECKACKKVFNSHQALGGHRASHKKVKGCFAARVDDSLADVDHHGFFLKKPTSTFRFDNTLASTSKKKSKVHECSICHRVFSSGQALGGHKRCHWITSNSPVETSSLVKFHQLQHQVQQIQQTQRPNFVDDSEPLDLNLPAPVDKLVRRNHIHPSSFDVSTKIYLQPCSSIDATEKEDNQNHLQVDNANNNCNNSKQNEEDKAKSKLKLAKLSELKDINMSGGSSPWLQVGIGSDP, from the coding sequence atggcTTTTATAGTGGATCAACAATCAGAGTTCAAATACTTTTGTAAAATTTGCAACAAACGATTTGGGTGTGGGAGAGCACTTGGTGGGCATATGATGGCGCATGGAATAGGCGACGAGAGCCGCTTCATCGATGACGATGATCTTGCTAGTGATTGGGAAGACAAATTATTAGAGGGGAACGTTGTGCCACCTAACAATGAGCGCATGTACAGATTAAGAACAAACCCTAATCGATTAAAGAGCTGTAGGGTTTGTGAGAATTGTGGCAAGGAGTTCTTTTCATGGAAATCTTTTCTGGAGCATGGAAAATGTAGCTCCAGGCCTAGGGATATTGCTGAATCTCTTGTTTCCTCCCAAGGGTCAGAAGGTGATGATGATGGCATCACAAGGAGAGGCTCCTCTGGTTATTGCTCTAAAAGGAAAAGATCATTGAGAAGTGAAGTTGGTAATTTCAACGCCTTCAGTTCTCCATCAAGCGAAGAAGATCTTGCCAATTGCTTGATGATGTTATCTAATGCAACCGTTGTCCCTTTAGTTACCGAGCCTGAAGAATCTTGTACTTCTGCCAGCAAAGAAGATGAGAGAAGGAATACGATGAATTTCAGCACTCATGCCATTGCATGTAGGCCTAGGGTACCTACGGTCAAGGCCAAAGGGCTGTTTGAGTGCAAAGCATGCAAGAAAGTGTTCAATTCCCATCAAGCACTGGGCGGACATAGAGCTAGCCACAAGAAAGTTAAGGGATGTTTCGCAGCCCGAGTTGATGATAGTTTAGCTGATGTAGACCACCATGGGTTTTTCCTTAAGAAACCAACATCAACGTTTCGGTTTGATAATACATTGGCCTCCACAtccaaaaagaaatcaaaagtacATGAATGTTCAATATGTCACCGTGTTTTTTCATCGGGACAAGCATTGGGAGGGCATAAAAGATGTCATTGGATCACTTCAAATTCACCTGTTGAGACTTCCTCCTTGGTTAAGTTTCATCAGCTTCAACACCAGGTACAGCAGATTCAGCAAACCCAAAGACCAAATTTTGTTGACGATTCTGAGCCGCTCGATCTCAATCTTCCTGCTCCAGTTGATAAGCTTGTACGGCGGAACCACATCCATCCATCGAGTTTCGATGTTTCTACTAAAATCTATTTGCAGCCTTGCAGTAGCATTGATGCCACAGAAAAGGAAGATAATCAAAACCATCTGCAAGTTGACAATGCTAACAACAACTGTAATAACTCTAAGCAAAATGAGGAAGACAAGGCAAAGAGTAAGTTGAAGTTGGCAAAACTAAGTGAACTAAAGGACATCAATATGAGCGGAGGTTCATCTCCATGGCTGCAAGTTGGGATTGGTTCTGACCCTTAA